Part of the Nicotiana sylvestris chromosome 2, ASM39365v2, whole genome shotgun sequence genome, TGGCTTACCAACCCATCAATGTTCTTCTTACTTTATCTACAATCCGATTTCTACCAACCATAGTTGACATGTCAATACTACAGTTATCGTCTAACAGGATTCTGTAAACTTCCCAATCACGATCTGTTGTACAATGCCTTCCGATCTCTGCCTGCATAACAAGAGATTAAAGTTCATTGCAATTTAGTTTTTTATTAGCATAAGGCCTTGACTGAATGTAGGTTGTTTAAAGATTTGCTGCCTATAGGTTCAGTGTTCTTAGGATGTTTGTAACCTTTTTGAAGCTTACTAGGAGTATAAAGGCAATCCATTCTCTTCAAATCTTCACATAGAATCAGTAAAGTTAAAAATGTGCTAACTTTTTCTTTCAAACACCAGCATATACTTACCGAGAAGATGCAGATCCCAAGGTTCTTTAATGCCAGTGTAACATCATAGAAAACACGTGGTCTACCGTTTCCAGATAGCTCAATAGGATTTGCAACCAAAAGTTCAGTATCTGGTCCCCGATTTGCTATTATAACACGTAAAGGATGAAGCATTTCCACTTTCAAGCGAGAACAAATTGCATCTTGTTTCTCTGGATCTACAATCTTTCTTCCATCCTTCTGCCGGATAAAAAGGTCTAATTCTCGTTGACCCTTATTAACTGGTGAAAACCGCCCaaaagaaatctacatggaaaaGAAATCAAACTATCAGCATAGTTTTCCTTTTGATCAGAGAAAGAAAAATCGATTGTATAAGCATTCTTCATTTCATGTTTTCTCTTTGTGCCATACATTACACAATTACATGTAAAACTCTAAAATGGGGGTGAAATGATGGTCTTTAATATCAGGGGAACAACCAACTGTTCAGATAATTGGCACATTTCCAACAGTTTGCCTTAGATATAATAAAAACTGTAATAGAAACTAAAGATCATTCAAACAAAACAAAGCACCTATACGGGAATAAATCATTTACCTCCCAACGAGTTTACCCTTATTTTTCACTTAGCAAAAACTAAATTTTACATTGCATTATTTTAATGTCTATGAGATCAAGGTAGCCTAATTATTTAGAACGAAAAGATCCTTATTTTTATATCTTTTACATTGTGAAATAAGCACTCTTGACGCATCTGGATTTGTAGATAGTAGGGGGAATCGCCTTCCGGGTTGTTAGAGCTCCTAGTACTGGGTAAAGAAGACAATAAAACCTCAACAAAGCATATTCCTTAGGTAAAATCCACAATATCTTTGAACTTGCAATGAAGAAACCATAACCTTGGCAATCATCTACATTATGGTGCAATAAGTTTATGGACTTCAAACTCATTAATATACCAGTAAGAACCAAATTCAAGTACACCAAGCCCCAAATTAGATAATTTGCAACTAAAGCAACAAAAAATAATGAGGAATCAATAAGTAGAAAACTGTAAATCTAAAAGTCAATACCTGAATACTGAAGTCTTTCAATGTCCTCATAATGTCATAAAGAAAACCCTTGTGATCAATGCAACTAATCTGAAGCAACGTATGACCAGGGCTCAGGGAATTATCTATTGTCACACTAGCCTTCTTCAACTTTGTCATATCTGAACTAAGAGCTTGTGCATGAAATTCGTTATCTCCGATTTTGCACCTAAATAATTCCTCAGCAACAGATGGAGGAAGAGAAGAGATATACTGAAGGTTGTCATACTTAGAGCCAGCTAACTGAAGCTCAAAATCACATGATTCGCCCAAAACAGCACGCAACTGCTCATATGTTTCATCTTGCCTAGCTTTCGTATGTAAGAGCTCTCTGAACATGAAATGGGATATGATAAGATTCACTTCTTTTCGAACATCTTACGAATAATGAATGAAAAACAGCATTATGGATTAGAATAAGATCCTTAATATATGAAGTACTAAAGCAAAAGTCCCCTGCACATTCTAATTCAGATTTACATAAACCCAAATATACTAGAAATATTTGCTTGATATCACAAGATATGGTCTTCCGTCAGTCATCCCAGGAAATAATTGGTAATAGTTACAGGAAATACATTATCTATCGTACATTTGAAGGTAATATAATGCAGGAAAGGAGTATTAAAAACATCGTCCACCAAACATCTGTTTTTGTTACTCCAAAATCAAAATATGAATGAAGTAAAAGTCTTTCAAAAGAGAAATACTTGTGATACGGTAAACATGATTATACATTTGAAAGGAGATACAATGCAGAAGAGGAGTAATTGATAACATTGTCCGCAAAGGAGTAACTGAAAAATCTTTCACCGTCCGCGAAGGAAACTGAAAAATCTTTCACCGTCCGCGAAGGACTATTTTGTTACTCCAGAATGAGAATATGAATGAAGAAAATAAGCTGTTCCCAAATAGAGAAACTTGTTATCCATTCTTCTGAGAGAAGAAATATAAAAACACTTGTTGGAATTATTTCTGCATAGTTAACTAAGAATAAAGGTACAGAATTATTGCACCAAATATAAATGTCTGCATTGTTATTTATCAGATTAGAATATTAAGCTAAAGTCAAGAAACATTGTGTATTAGTCAAGATGACAATTCAAAAATGAAGCAAATAAGGCACAGCcataaaagataagaaaaaacCAAATAAAATATTAGATTGCTCCTTACAGGCTACATCCATCATTTTTAGTACTTAATTTAGTGTTGGAATTTCACGTTTAACTCATTTTTGTCCCCATGAAGGAGCTTTCCGCTTGCCAGTTCTAACACAACAGGTTTACTACAACCCTATAACTCTATGACTCAATATTGTAAAAGCAATGCAGAAGCTATACACTTACAAGTTGTCTGTTATAAAGAAAAGGTCTACCGCATGGCCATCAGGAGTTTTTGTCACTTTTACCCTTTGGATGGTAAGCTCGAGCTCAGAGAGAACTTGGTTAACGTCTAGCAACATCATGCAATAGCATTAGGAGAGAGCACTAAATTAATAACCATAACCTGTGTACGAAGATTTGTCACTACCATGTAATAATCCTCTTCGGTCTGAGCTACAAAATGTCAATAGGTAAACAGGAGAAGAAATAGCGGGTGGCGATGGTTGGTTCAAATAAATTGAAACAGAGCATGATGGGCAAACTGATACAAGGCGCACTTTCAAATTCTTCCATCTTACTTTAGATGAGGAAGACTGAGGAACCACCCATAACACCACATAGCACCATATCCCATCCGTTGAAACATCTGATTCACAGAAACATGGGGCAATTAGTTAACGATGTACCAATGGAGAAAAGAGAAATATATTTTAG contains:
- the LOC104220644 gene encoding ACT domain-containing protein ACR9-like isoform X1 yields the protein MGVPDDDDSDTVIIQKGKGGEEPNVITVNCPDKTGLGCDISRTILDFGLHIIKGDVSTDGIWCYVVLWVVPQSSSSKVRWKNLKVRLVSVCPSCSVSIYLNQPSPPAISSPVYLLTFCSSDRRGLLHDVNQVLSELELTIQRVKVTKTPDGHAVDLFFITDNLELLHTKARQDETYEQLRAVLGESCDFELQLAGSKYDNLQYISSLPPSVAEELFRCKIGDNEFHAQALSSDMTKLKKASVTIDNSLSPGHTLLQISCIDHKGFLYDIMRTLKDFSIQISFGRFSPVNKGQRELDLFIRQKDGRKIVDPEKQDAICSRLKVEMLHPLRVIIANRGPDTELLVANPIELSGNGRPRVFYDVTLALKNLGICIFSAEIGRHCTTDRDWEVYRILLDDNCSIDMSTMVGRNRIVDKVRRTLMGW
- the LOC104220644 gene encoding ACT domain-containing protein ACR9-like isoform X2, with product MGVPDDDDSDTVIIQKGKGGEEPNVITVNCPDKTGLGCDISRTILDFGLHIIKGDVSTDGIWCYVVLWVVPQSSSSKVRWKNLKVRLVSVCPSCSVSIYLNQPSPPAISSPVYLLTFCSSDRRGLLHDVNQVLSELELTIQRVKVTKTPDGHAVDLFFITDNLELLHTKARQDETYEQLRAVLGESCDFELQLAGSKYDNLQYISSLPPSVAEELFRCKIGDNEFHAQALSSDMTKLKKASVTIDNSLSPGHTLLQISCIDHKGFLYDIMRTLKDFSIQISFGRFSPVNKGQRELDLFIRQKDGRKIVDPEKQDAICSRLKVEMLHPLRVIIANRGPDTELLVANPIELSGNGRPRVFYDVTLALKNLGICIFSRSEGIVQQIVIGKFTESC